The Myxococcales bacterium genomic sequence TGGCGAATCTTGCCCAGCGGGGTCTCGTCGCAACCCCTGAAAAAGAGGCGCTGCGCGTGGCCGATGTGGTGATCCTTGCCATCCCCGACGTGCTCATCGAGCGGCTCTCGCCGGTGGTGGCAGAGGGCATGAAACCCGGCGCCCTGCTGATGGCCCTGGATCCCGCGGCGCCCTGCGCAGGCAAGCTGAAGATGCGCAGCGACTGCAGCTACTTTGCTGCTCATCCTTGCCATCCGCCTGTCTTCAACGACGAGACCGATCCAGAAGCGCGTCGCGACTTCTTCGGGGGCATCAAGGCCAAGCAGAACGTGGTCTGCGCGCTGATTCAAGGGCCTGAAGCTCACTACGCTCTGGGCGAAAAGATCGCCCGTGAGATGTATGCGCCCGTCATGGAGAGTTTCCGTGTGACGATAGAGCAGATGGCCATCCTCGAGCCGGCACTCTCCGAAACGAGCGCGGCCACTTTGGTGGTGGCGATGAAGGAAGCCATGGACGAGGCGATAAAGCGCGGTGTTCCTGCGGACGCCGCACGGGCCTTCCTCATGGGGCACATCAACATCGAGCTGGCGATCGTGTTCGGCGAGATCAGCGCGCCCTTCTCTGACGCCGCCAAGAAGGCCATCGAGAACGCCAAGAAGGTGATCTTCAAGGAAGACTGGAAGGAACAGGTCTTCAATCCCGACAATATTCGAAAGTCGGTCGACGAGATCACGACGCCTGACAAGTAAGCCGTCATGGCTCACCACTCGCTCCCCGGTTGTGTGCGTCGTCCCTCTAAGCGAGGAGATACGCGTGCGTCTGCGCGCTGGGGGCTGTGGCTCGTCAGCGCTTGGGCCCTGCTCGTGCTCACCGGGGTGTGCGGCTGCCGAAAAAAGGACGATCGGCTCA encodes the following:
- a CDS encoding semialdehyde dehydrogenase; the protein is MSTETLTIALMGAGGKMGCRIVDNLKNHGYDMKYVEVSERGVANLAQRGLVATPEKEALRVADVVILAIPDVLIERLSPVVAEGMKPGALLMALDPAAPCAGKLKMRSDCSYFAAHPCHPPVFNDETDPEARRDFFGGIKAKQNVVCALIQGPEAHYALGEKIAREMYAPVMESFRVTIEQMAILEPALSETSAATLVVAMKEAMDEAIKRGVPADAARAFLMGHINIELAIVFGEISAPFSDAAKKAIENAKKVIFKEDWKEQVFNPDNIRKSVDEITTPDK